One window of the Candidatus Dependentiae bacterium genome contains the following:
- a CDS encoding ABC transporter ATP-binding protein has product MIILEAKNLKKIYQMGESEVHALKDVSISIEKGEFVAITGTSGSGKSTLMHLLGCLDIPTEGEYLIDNKNVSTMNRDELAHIRNEKIGFVFQKFFLLPDLTATDNVALPQLYAGVPENEARDKAKKLLTMVDLNSRLDHYPYQLSGGQQQRVAVARSLINEPAIILADEPTGNLDTQTGDTIMELFSKLNKENNVTIIIVTHESEIAQKTNRIIQLLDGKIISDKKIR; this is encoded by the coding sequence ATGATAATTCTTGAAGCCAAAAATTTAAAAAAAATATATCAGATGGGAGAATCTGAAGTTCATGCTTTAAAAGATGTAAGCATTTCCATAGAAAAAGGTGAATTTGTTGCAATCACCGGTACATCGGGATCCGGAAAATCAACTTTAATGCATCTATTAGGTTGTCTTGATATTCCAACAGAGGGTGAATATCTAATTGATAATAAAAATGTTTCCACTATGAATCGCGACGAACTCGCTCATATAAGAAATGAAAAAATAGGATTTGTATTTCAAAAATTCTTTTTACTACCTGATCTTACGGCAACAGACAATGTAGCATTACCGCAACTGTATGCAGGAGTACCGGAAAATGAAGCGAGAGATAAAGCTAAAAAACTTTTAACTATGGTTGATCTTAATTCCAGACTGGATCATTATCCATACCAACTTTCCGGCGGCCAGCAACAAAGAGTTGCAGTTGCAAGATCTTTAATAAATGAGCCTGCTATAATTTTAGCCGACGAGCCTACCGGTAATTTGGACACGCAAACCGGTGATACAATTATGGAACTATTTTCAAAATTAAATAAAGAAAATAATGTAACAATAATTATAGTTACCCATGAATCTGAAATTGCACAAAAAACAAATCGCATAATTCAACTACTGGACGGCAAAATTATCTCTGATAAAAAAATAAGGTAA